The genomic interval TAACTTTTGATAATACCATGCTTTCTTAAACAAAATTATATATGGAATATGTATATATATAATATTTGTTAAAAATAGTACTAATGGTAGCCTCTAGAATTAAAAAATTATTTACCAAAAAATGGTTTGTTCTTCTTTTCACATTTACTGTTGAATTGATATTTAATTATCTTTTTGAAGTTCAACATATAGGTGGCTATTACATATATGCAGATATTGCTCTTGGCCCAATATTTGGTTTAATGTTTGGTCCAATCGGTGCTTTAGGTTTTGCATTAGGAACATTAGCCGGAGAACTACTTGAAGGAATAGGACTACCTGCTCCTTTAATCGATTTTGTAATCACATTCTTTATTTCAGTGCTAACCTATAGATTATGGTATACTACATTCAATAAAGGAAAAAAAGATACTCCTAGATTTAATTCAACTTACAATATTATTAAATTTTTATCAATAACAATACTGATTTCAATCGTGTATTTCTCATTTTTAGTTATCTCTTTTTCACTTTTCCATAATTTAAACTATTCATATTCTATTTCAGATGTGGACTTTAATGTGCCTTACATGTTAAACATTATCACGTTTACGATAATATTTGGATTATTGCTGATTAGTTCTTTTAATATCCTCAAAATACCTTTAAAAACTCCCAAAAAAAGGATTTCAAAAATCAACATTAATCAAAATTATCTTTTAATCATACTTTTAATATGTGTAGGTTATTTCCTATTTAAGGAATTTATCATGAATATTACATCCATAAGGCATTTCTTCATGCTTGTTACAATAATTACTTCAATACTATTATATTTCAATACTTTCGATGTGAAAGTTGAACCAACAAAGGACAATTATTCAATTATTGAGGAAATGATATTGATTTTCTTAGCTATCATAACTTTGACAATAGTATTGAACTTTAACTATTTCAGTACGTTAATTTTATCATATGTTCCTGAAATAGATCCATCATATCAGATTTTAATCATTCTTTCATTCACAAGCGTGTTCATATTATTAGTTTCATTAATCTATATCCGATTCGTTGAAAGAACAATAACTAATCCGCTTTATGACATGATAAATACTGC from Methanobrevibacter sp. carries:
- a CDS encoding SpoIIE family protein phosphatase, producing MVASRIKKLFTKKWFVLLFTFTVELIFNYLFEVQHIGGYYIYADIALGPIFGLMFGPIGALGFALGTLAGELLEGIGLPAPLIDFVITFFISVLTYRLWYTTFNKGKKDTPRFNSTYNIIKFLSITILISIVYFSFLVISFSLFHNLNYSYSISDVDFNVPYMLNIITFTIIFGLLLISSFNILKIPLKTPKKRISKININQNYLLIILLICVGYFLFKEFIMNITSIRHFFMLVTIITSILLYFNTFDVKVEPTKDNYSIIEEMILIFLAIITLTIVLNFNYFSTLILSYVPEIDPSYQILIILSFTSVFILLVSLIYIRFVERTITNPLYDMINTADNYFKTKNKIESVHKLKKYITNDDSIGLLANSFVTLYDKIRTNLNQLQITTSEKEKFETEFDVASRIQSNMLPKNFDELAKNESFEIYANMKPAREVGGDFYDYFKIDEDNVYFVIGDVSGKGIPSTLFMVKTMYLIENHAKFNEDLSQAIEKVNNLAYERNDEELFVTIWLGKLNLKTGKLSYVNAGHNQPLIKHDSNNFEYLKTHPNLVIGGMEGIQYNEHEINLNAGDMIFLYTDGVTEANDNYKEFYGKNRLKETINENKNKKLNDIINEITKDIDKFCNNSEQYDDITMLIIKYNGWVENEC